A genome region from Bradyrhizobium guangzhouense includes the following:
- a CDS encoding ABC transporter permease, producing MATRRQVIVLWQIAIFAFLLVIWQWGFEWSKAVLPRAYVPKILDPYFVAKPSLIWQSFLRLSCLNDPSDFLVCFRNADNNLWIATLVTLKNTWWGFLFGSAAGIVVGLLLGRSDVLARIFGPFILAFNSIPRIALVPLIILMFGLGDVSKVVTAALVVFFIVFFNTFEGTRAVDRDQIAAARLLGASELTILRTVVIPSALAWVFASLLPAVSFALVGVIVGEFIGAERGLGKLIIEAEARANASEMMVAIFIMMIVGTMLALLVQYLQSYLLRWQPQFERSA from the coding sequence ATGGCTACCCGTCGTCAGGTGATCGTGCTCTGGCAGATCGCAATTTTCGCTTTTCTGCTTGTGATTTGGCAATGGGGCTTTGAATGGAGCAAAGCAGTTCTGCCAAGAGCCTATGTTCCCAAGATTCTCGACCCGTATTTCGTGGCGAAGCCGTCATTGATCTGGCAGAGCTTCTTGCGGCTTAGCTGCCTCAACGACCCATCGGATTTTCTGGTCTGCTTCAGGAATGCCGATAACAATCTTTGGATAGCGACGCTTGTCACGCTGAAGAATACTTGGTGGGGATTTCTGTTCGGCTCGGCCGCCGGCATCGTCGTTGGCCTCCTCCTCGGACGCTCGGACGTTCTTGCGCGCATATTTGGACCGTTCATTCTGGCGTTCAATTCGATCCCACGCATCGCGCTCGTGCCACTGATCATTCTCATGTTTGGCCTTGGCGATGTGTCGAAGGTGGTGACCGCCGCACTCGTCGTGTTCTTCATCGTGTTCTTTAATACGTTCGAAGGCACGCGGGCGGTCGACAGAGATCAAATTGCCGCCGCCCGCCTATTGGGCGCGAGCGAGCTGACCATCTTGCGTACCGTTGTCATTCCGTCTGCGCTGGCCTGGGTGTTCGCGTCTCTGCTCCCTGCAGTGTCGTTTGCACTTGTCGGCGTGATCGTCGGAGAGTTTATCGGCGCTGAACGTGGCCTCGGCAAGCTCATCATTGAGGCAGAGGCACGCGCCAATGCCAGCGAAATGATGGTCGCGATCTTTATAATGATGATCGTCGGAACCATGCTGGCGCTGCTTGTACAATATTTGCAATCATACCTCTTGCGTTGGCAGCCGCAGTTCGAAAGATCTGCATAA
- a CDS encoding ABC transporter ATP-binding protein, translated as MSAPGPSLAVARETTNADAGRTRIAVQGLVKRFSAGRGDFAAVDNVSFEVRQGEFVALLGPSGCGKSTILNMVAGLLPHSGGRILVDGDLVDTGKVNSNVGYVFQRDTLFPWRTVEQNIGYGLEISGITKTERSARVADAIGKAGLTGFGQSFPRMLSGGMRQRVALMRTLILEPEILLMDEPFGALDTHTKLEMHKTLLDIWERERQTVLFVTHDLGEALTLASRIIVLSARPGRLKDDFQVPFPRPRDPVGLRETAEFGRLYSHIWHSLGEEFRRTKAD; from the coding sequence ATGTCCGCGCCTGGCCCCAGCCTCGCCGTTGCCCGAGAAACGACGAATGCGGACGCTGGTCGCACTCGGATTGCTGTGCAAGGACTAGTTAAGCGCTTCAGCGCCGGTCGAGGCGATTTTGCTGCCGTCGACAATGTATCATTCGAGGTTCGCCAAGGCGAATTCGTTGCCTTGCTCGGCCCCTCCGGCTGCGGAAAGAGCACGATCCTCAACATGGTGGCCGGGCTCTTGCCACATTCAGGCGGCCGAATTCTCGTCGACGGCGACTTAGTTGATACCGGCAAGGTAAATTCCAACGTCGGTTACGTGTTTCAGCGCGACACACTATTTCCTTGGCGAACGGTCGAGCAGAATATCGGCTACGGGCTCGAAATCTCCGGTATCACGAAGACGGAGCGTTCCGCGCGGGTTGCCGATGCGATTGGAAAGGCCGGGTTGACTGGCTTCGGCCAGAGCTTTCCTCGGATGCTTTCGGGCGGGATGCGTCAGCGGGTGGCCTTAATGCGCACCCTCATCCTCGAACCTGAAATTCTCCTGATGGATGAGCCTTTCGGCGCGCTTGATACTCATACCAAGCTGGAAATGCACAAGACATTGCTCGATATCTGGGAGCGCGAACGGCAGACTGTGCTGTTCGTAACTCACGACCTCGGCGAGGCGCTTACACTGGCCAGCCGCATCATCGTCCTGTCCGCAAGGCCCGGACGGCTGAAGGATGACTTCCAGGTGCCCTTTCCTCGTCCGCGAGATCCAGTCGGGTTGCGCGAAACGGCCGAATTCGGCCGCCTGTATTCTCACATCTGGCATTCGCTTGGCGAAGAGTTTCGCCGTACCAAGGCCGATTGA
- a CDS encoding ABC transporter substrate-binding protein, protein MTITRRRVLVSGSAFAGTSLLPSQSRAQGKPVTLAFGPTTPIYAIGMIAELKNYFRDEGLNSKLITGNSGSFGRQMLASDQAMFAHGDASHPLQLTARGKACKILLATEMACSYANVVVRQDLYESGITSLEKLAAYKRPDGAKPIIAATAIGSGSWVYGTYLFEARGLGGKVNWVAGGGQEIMFPSLETKQFDAIMAPPSWIIEIKKKGFGTLIYDTSQPGMFEKDFGGTVPVLVVYTLADTIEQDKPTVQAFVNAIYRAMKWVKTTPLAEVQALVAPKWFSGIDPTAVSAELGFDKLTWAYDGNIDKAAYDRGSRIWSRKGTEIPETAYEDVVDMSFLNVAKAKYK, encoded by the coding sequence ATGACCATCACACGGCGCCGAGTCCTTGTTTCGGGCTCCGCATTTGCGGGCACCTCGTTGCTGCCGAGCCAGTCGCGCGCTCAAGGCAAGCCGGTCACCCTCGCCTTCGGCCCCACAACGCCAATCTATGCCATCGGCATGATCGCCGAGCTCAAGAACTATTTCAGGGATGAAGGACTCAATTCGAAACTGATTACAGGCAACTCGGGCAGTTTCGGTCGCCAGATGCTCGCTTCGGACCAAGCGATGTTCGCCCACGGTGACGCCAGTCACCCCCTTCAACTCACGGCGCGCGGCAAGGCATGCAAAATTCTGCTCGCAACTGAAATGGCGTGCTCGTACGCCAATGTTGTTGTGCGGCAAGACCTCTATGAAAGCGGCATCACGTCGCTCGAGAAGCTAGCGGCCTACAAGCGCCCAGACGGGGCCAAGCCGATCATCGCGGCCACGGCCATCGGATCGGGCAGTTGGGTCTATGGCACTTATCTGTTTGAAGCACGAGGGCTTGGCGGAAAAGTGAATTGGGTCGCTGGCGGCGGGCAGGAGATCATGTTTCCGTCTCTCGAAACCAAGCAGTTTGATGCCATCATGGCACCGCCAAGTTGGATCATCGAAATCAAGAAAAAGGGCTTTGGCACTCTGATCTACGATACCTCCCAACCGGGGATGTTTGAGAAAGATTTCGGGGGCACGGTTCCGGTGCTGGTCGTCTACACGCTGGCGGACACGATCGAGCAGGACAAGCCGACGGTACAGGCCTTCGTGAACGCGATTTATCGGGCGATGAAGTGGGTCAAAACGACGCCGCTCGCCGAAGTCCAGGCACTGGTTGCGCCCAAGTGGTTTTCTGGAATCGATCCCACCGCCGTTAGCGCAGAGCTTGGCTTTGACAAATTGACTTGGGCATATGACGGAAACATCGACAAAGCCGCCTATGATCGGGGCAGCAGAATTTGGTCCCGCAAGGGTACAGAAATTCCGGAGACTGCATACGAGGACGTTGTCGATATGAGCTTTCTCAATGTAGCGAAGGCAAAATACAAGTGA
- a CDS encoding CaiB/BaiF CoA transferase family protein, translated as MGGNPTSGPTIPRPLEGVRVVEFSQMVMGPTCGLILADLGADVVKVEPLKGDRTRYFKGPAAGFFATYSRNKRSIALDTSSPGGKQVARRLTERSDVLIENFRPGLMKRVGLDYNSVAAFAPRLIYCSLKGYLPGPYENRLALDEVVQMMGGLAYMTGLPGQPMRAGASVNDVMGGMFGVIAIQAALAERQRTGRGRYIQSALFENNVFLMAQAMMCEVVTGRPSIPYSVKDSPWPIYDLFDTKDGSKLFVTVVGEEQWQAFCLAFDRAAWLSDPRFITAQGRVDHRDWLIPEVAKIFGGWNKAELAAKLEELELPYAPVNKPGDLFSDPHLNKSGGLTEIRLPDGRNTKTPLLPISLDGRRLANGNDPPQVGEHTHDILGDIGFSTNEIAALEKAGTIASSAV; from the coding sequence ATGGGCGGCAATCCCACATCAGGGCCGACAATTCCCCGCCCCCTCGAAGGCGTGCGCGTCGTTGAATTCAGTCAGATGGTCATGGGCCCTACCTGTGGGCTCATCCTCGCCGACCTGGGCGCCGATGTGGTCAAAGTCGAGCCGCTCAAGGGCGATCGCACTCGCTATTTCAAGGGGCCTGCCGCGGGTTTTTTTGCGACATACAGCAGGAACAAACGCAGCATCGCGCTCGACACGTCGAGCCCGGGAGGCAAACAGGTGGCGCGCCGGCTCACTGAGCGCAGCGATGTTTTGATCGAAAACTTCCGACCGGGTTTGATGAAGAGGGTCGGTCTCGACTACAATTCAGTGGCCGCATTCGCGCCGCGGCTGATTTATTGCTCACTCAAGGGATATCTCCCCGGACCCTACGAGAACCGTCTTGCGCTCGATGAAGTCGTTCAGATGATGGGCGGGCTCGCCTACATGACCGGCCTGCCGGGCCAGCCAATGCGCGCGGGCGCCTCAGTGAATGACGTCATGGGTGGCATGTTTGGGGTGATCGCGATCCAAGCCGCGCTCGCCGAACGACAGCGCACCGGCCGCGGTCGTTACATCCAAAGCGCCCTCTTCGAGAACAACGTCTTTCTAATGGCACAGGCGATGATGTGCGAGGTCGTCACCGGACGCCCTTCAATTCCGTACTCGGTGAAGGACAGTCCTTGGCCGATCTATGACCTGTTCGATACAAAGGACGGATCAAAGCTTTTCGTCACTGTCGTTGGGGAGGAGCAATGGCAGGCGTTCTGCCTCGCGTTTGATCGGGCTGCCTGGCTGAGCGATCCGCGTTTCATCACGGCTCAAGGTCGAGTTGATCATCGCGACTGGCTGATCCCGGAAGTCGCCAAGATATTTGGCGGCTGGAACAAGGCCGAACTTGCCGCGAAGCTGGAAGAACTTGAGCTGCCCTATGCGCCCGTGAACAAACCGGGTGATTTGTTCAGCGATCCCCACCTCAATAAATCGGGTGGTTTGACCGAGATCCGCTTGCCCGATGGCCGTAACACCAAAACCCCCTTGCTGCCGATATCGCTCGACGGCCGCCGCCTCGCAAATGGCAATGACCCGCCTCAGGTCGGCGAACATACACACGACATCCTCGGCGATATCGGGTTTTCGACAAACGAAATCGCTGCGTTAGAAAAAGCGGGGACAATCGCCTCGTCGGCCGTATGA
- a CDS encoding hydroxymethylglutaryl-CoA lyase, whose translation MDNSPDVHICEVAPRDGLQNLDVIVPTGAKCELISAIVAAGVSEVDAGSFVPATVVPQFGDVGAVVAHALTHKSTTIGAVVPNVKGAERALAAGVNSMYFVISASETHNRANVRRTIEEQLEAFRVVRARINAQKAPERPHLVGAVATAFGCSMEGDVSEAAVCRLVQGFAEAGADEIGLADTVGYGTPTQVKRIVRAVRNETGPKMMLRLHLHDTLGAGLANVVAGLEADVRRFDAAVSGLGGCPFAPGARGNIVTEDLVFMLERMGLSTGIDLDRLMATREILARHVEQKHLTGHLHEAGIPRVLRRVA comes from the coding sequence ATGGACAATTCACCGGATGTGCACATCTGCGAAGTTGCACCGCGCGATGGCCTTCAAAACTTGGATGTCATTGTGCCAACAGGCGCAAAATGCGAGCTGATCAGTGCGATCGTCGCCGCGGGGGTGAGCGAGGTCGATGCGGGCTCATTTGTACCGGCTACGGTCGTGCCGCAATTCGGCGACGTTGGAGCAGTTGTTGCGCACGCGTTGACCCATAAGTCTACGACCATCGGCGCGGTCGTACCGAACGTTAAAGGTGCTGAGCGCGCGCTCGCGGCCGGAGTCAACAGCATGTATTTCGTGATCTCGGCGAGCGAAACGCACAACCGGGCGAATGTGCGCCGCACGATTGAGGAACAGCTCGAAGCATTCCGTGTAGTTCGTGCGAGGATCAACGCGCAAAAAGCTCCTGAGCGGCCGCATCTTGTGGGCGCTGTAGCGACAGCTTTTGGCTGCTCAATGGAAGGCGACGTCAGTGAGGCCGCGGTGTGTCGCCTTGTGCAGGGTTTCGCCGAGGCGGGTGCGGACGAGATCGGACTAGCAGATACCGTCGGCTACGGCACCCCAACGCAGGTTAAGCGGATCGTACGCGCGGTTCGCAACGAGACCGGCCCAAAAATGATGCTCAGGCTACATCTGCATGACACGCTTGGCGCCGGTCTTGCCAACGTCGTCGCGGGGCTCGAAGCGGATGTCCGGCGCTTCGATGCTGCTGTTTCGGGGCTTGGCGGCTGTCCCTTCGCACCGGGCGCACGGGGCAATATTGTGACTGAGGATCTCGTGTTCATGCTCGAACGGATGGGCCTCTCCACTGGGATCGATCTGGATCGGTTGATGGCGACACGCGAAATTCTCGCCCGGCACGTTGAGCAGAAGCACCTGACAGGTCATCTGCACGAGGCTGGAATTCCAAGGGTGTTGCGGAGGGTGGCATGA
- a CDS encoding amino acid aminotransferase, with protein sequence MFQALPDLPADAVLALAEACRNDPRRDKIDLSVGVYRNDNGVTPVLSAVKAAEHLLVEGQDTKSYVSPLGDTKFVSLIRELAIGNIEVDRLGGVQTPGGGGAVRLACEVIKLAAPFSRIFVGLPTWGNHIPIFEAVGLEIGTYTYYDVISQTLRFDEMLSSLKSARRGDIVLLHATCHNPSGTDLSLDQWRAIAQLVEERGLIPLIDFAYQGFGDGLEQDREGLEIVLSSVSEAFVAYSCSKNFGLYRERTGALFVYGTNPVSVGRTVQAMAALARVNWSMPPDHGAAVVGTILSNTALRQDWLRELTTMRERILKIRAAVGRGMPEFSQLGAQKGMFSTLPLHSATIDRLRKDDAIYIVGNGRINLAGLTTDDVPRFVDSVRRAV encoded by the coding sequence ATGTTTCAAGCCCTGCCTGATCTGCCGGCCGACGCCGTGTTGGCGTTAGCCGAGGCATGCCGCAACGATCCTCGGCGGGACAAGATCGACCTGAGTGTGGGGGTCTATCGAAACGATAACGGCGTTACGCCCGTCCTGTCCGCGGTGAAGGCCGCCGAACATCTCTTGGTCGAGGGACAGGACACCAAATCATACGTAAGCCCACTCGGTGACACAAAGTTCGTCAGCCTTATCCGCGAGCTCGCGATCGGAAACATCGAGGTGGATCGACTAGGTGGCGTTCAGACACCTGGCGGCGGCGGTGCGGTCCGGTTAGCTTGCGAGGTCATAAAGCTGGCGGCACCCTTTAGCCGGATATTTGTGGGCCTGCCGACATGGGGCAACCACATTCCAATCTTTGAGGCCGTGGGATTGGAAATAGGTACGTACACCTATTACGACGTCATTTCTCAAACGCTTCGCTTCGACGAAATGCTCTCATCGCTCAAGAGCGCAAGGAGAGGGGATATCGTGCTGCTTCACGCGACTTGCCACAATCCATCGGGCACGGATCTTAGCCTTGATCAATGGCGGGCGATCGCGCAACTTGTGGAGGAGAGAGGCCTCATTCCTCTCATCGACTTTGCCTATCAGGGATTCGGTGATGGTTTAGAGCAGGATAGAGAAGGACTAGAAATAGTGCTGTCCAGCGTGAGCGAAGCGTTCGTCGCTTATTCTTGTAGCAAAAACTTCGGACTGTATCGGGAGCGGACCGGAGCGCTCTTCGTCTATGGCACGAACCCGGTCTCAGTAGGGCGGACTGTTCAAGCCATGGCTGCCCTAGCGAGAGTTAACTGGTCCATGCCGCCCGACCATGGTGCTGCGGTCGTCGGCACTATCCTGTCGAACACCGCCCTTCGTCAGGATTGGCTTCGCGAGCTCACGACGATGCGGGAAAGAATTTTAAAAATTCGTGCGGCCGTCGGACGGGGTATGCCCGAATTTTCTCAGCTCGGGGCGCAAAAGGGAATGTTCTCCACCTTACCCTTGCATTCTGCCACGATCGACCGTCTCCGCAAGGATGATGCGATCTATATCGTTGGAAACGGCAGGATCAATCTGGCCGGCCTTACAACTGACGACGTGCCACGCTTTGTCGACAGTGTCCGGCGAGCAGTTTAA
- a CDS encoding GntR family transcriptional regulator, with protein MKTGDRLIEQKLADALGLSRAPIRLGLKALEEAGFARGELHRGFVLTRDPTSVAAQSTLAAVSRAEEAYATIATDVVAKRLPADVTEAELLRRYDLTRTELQRLLDRIAAEGWIARSPGYGWRFAETVSSPEAQTQVMAFRAVIEPAAIAQPGYALAPEVIERLRERQLRIFDGELEKFTIGEVFQWGCDFHEEIARGAKNPFFVESLKRVNSIRRLFAYRSFADRDGMRRHVKEHLRLLDVLEARRYADASALMMRHIRRPLKVYVFR; from the coding sequence ATGAAGACCGGCGATCGCCTCATCGAGCAAAAGCTTGCCGATGCGCTTGGCCTGTCGCGCGCGCCAATTCGCCTAGGCTTAAAGGCTCTAGAAGAGGCGGGGTTCGCGCGCGGTGAATTGCACCGCGGCTTTGTCTTGACAAGAGACCCTACGAGCGTAGCCGCACAATCCACACTGGCGGCGGTAAGCCGCGCGGAAGAGGCCTACGCGACGATTGCAACGGACGTGGTCGCAAAGCGCCTTCCCGCCGATGTCACGGAAGCCGAATTGCTGCGCCGTTACGATCTAACACGCACCGAATTACAACGACTGCTGGATCGGATCGCAGCGGAAGGGTGGATCGCGCGCTCACCGGGCTACGGGTGGCGTTTTGCTGAAACTGTATCAAGTCCCGAAGCGCAGACACAAGTTATGGCGTTCCGCGCGGTGATCGAACCAGCAGCAATTGCTCAACCTGGTTACGCTCTGGCGCCAGAGGTCATCGAGCGACTTCGCGAGCGCCAGCTGCGCATTTTTGATGGCGAGCTGGAAAAATTCACGATAGGTGAAGTGTTTCAATGGGGATGTGATTTCCATGAGGAGATCGCGCGCGGTGCCAAGAATCCCTTCTTCGTCGAGTCACTTAAGCGCGTAAATTCGATTCGTCGCTTGTTTGCATACCGAAGCTTCGCTGATCGCGACGGCATGCGCCGGCACGTGAAGGAACACCTGAGGCTGCTCGACGTCCTGGAGGCCCGCCGGTATGCTGATGCATCGGCTCTGATGATGCGTCATATTCGACGCCCGCTTAAGGTGTACGTCTTCAGATAG
- a CDS encoding GGDEF domain-containing protein, with protein sequence MNEIAVTLASVDACVNGRRTRSIRFPPDIERQFEADMHDKRCKRLTIGLLVSAPLYNLFLLGDWLLVPDVVRLAMWVHFSIVTPWMLLVAWLVSRKPRPFVRELLAASVPLLIILQIDLGFALTASESAAHYQYVVIPTLLYTNVSLHRLEFRFARVVTAAILLLHTAFVISASYISAPIAVTIIVQLLICGYITLIANYTMERDLRRAYLYSLRDRLRHADADAASRRDPLTGLANRLHLDDELSRVWSRPECRASPVSAVMIDIDHFKHLNDRYGHAAGDLCLKRVAAILQAEIRRTGDLVARYGGEEFLIILPDMAMMDAVRLAERIRRSIEIAAIPNEGRSLLGIVTASFGVAACSPSDLSPLELIAAADHALYAAKGKGRNQVWPPLVADATVRSLTEPLTFMASSSEAARGV encoded by the coding sequence ATGAACGAGATCGCAGTAACATTAGCTTCCGTCGACGCCTGCGTGAACGGGCGACGGACGCGATCGATCAGATTCCCCCCGGACATCGAACGGCAATTTGAAGCCGACATGCACGACAAGCGGTGTAAGCGCTTGACGATCGGACTGCTCGTTTCGGCTCCCCTCTATAACCTTTTTCTGCTCGGAGATTGGCTGCTGGTCCCGGACGTCGTGCGGCTGGCCATGTGGGTACATTTCTCAATAGTGACTCCGTGGATGCTATTGGTCGCCTGGCTCGTATCGCGCAAACCGAGGCCCTTCGTACGGGAGCTCCTAGCAGCCAGTGTTCCGCTACTCATCATCTTGCAGATCGACCTCGGTTTTGCCCTGACGGCGAGCGAGAGCGCTGCGCACTACCAGTACGTGGTGATTCCAACTTTGCTCTACACCAATGTCTCACTGCACAGACTCGAATTCCGCTTCGCTCGTGTCGTGACTGCCGCGATCCTGTTGCTTCACACCGCGTTCGTCATATCCGCAAGCTACATCTCCGCCCCGATAGCGGTGACCATCATCGTTCAGCTCCTCATCTGCGGTTACATCACTCTGATCGCAAACTATACAATGGAGCGCGATCTCCGTAGAGCCTACCTCTATTCGCTGAGAGATCGGCTCAGGCACGCCGATGCGGACGCCGCTTCACGCCGCGATCCATTGACGGGGTTAGCAAACCGGCTGCATCTTGATGATGAACTGTCGCGAGTTTGGTCTCGCCCCGAGTGCCGAGCATCGCCCGTTTCAGCTGTCATGATCGATATCGACCATTTCAAGCACTTGAACGATCGCTACGGACATGCTGCAGGCGACCTCTGCCTGAAACGAGTCGCCGCCATACTTCAGGCAGAGATACGAAGGACGGGTGACCTCGTCGCCCGATATGGAGGCGAAGAATTCCTGATAATCCTGCCGGATATGGCGATGATGGATGCCGTGCGGCTGGCCGAACGCATTCGCCGATCGATCGAAATTGCTGCGATCCCCAATGAAGGCCGGAGCCTCTTAGGCATCGTCACCGCCAGTTTTGGCGTCGCAGCTTGTTCGCCGTCGGATTTGTCTCCTCTGGAATTAATTGCTGCGGCCGATCACGCCCTGTATGCCGCCAAAGGCAAAGGACGTAATCAGGTCTGGCCTCCACTTGTGGCCGACGCCACCGTTCGCTCGTTGACTGAACCATTGACGTTTATGGCGTCGTCCTCAGAAGCAGCACGAGGGGTTTGA
- a CDS encoding S8 family serine peptidase produces the protein MAADPTKPLLRLTPGNQAARPKGRPQPIPRPAKFTAAAQNAAFGPRFRRLEQVLGRDPSGLTLRSDPSALAPERLLVFEVRGAVANFANAIRRVPGLELIDEEELEGDEKDKSPEAYLLVPDVTALQNILSLWKRWVSGQAIGEGFAPWRDVFATLRDIRVWGPGDRVQDGDREILAHEIELMGDEEILPVEIELVFRSSEDMAASNQQGVISEIRAVGGTLVTQCRIPDIAYHALLANLPVAAIRQITERSATGLSGMDPVMHIRPQSIVAPVQVEDASQLQGGLGPLPSEGQPILALLDGVPVSQHPLLRDRMNVDDQFDLEGAAVVAERAHGTAMASLIVHGDRNTNEPPLARRIHCIPLLGAADQFPEDRLIVDLVYQAVVSMRRNDDPSAPSVVIVNLSLGNVRKPFHGRLSPWARLVDRLAHRYGILFCVSAGNHAGSFEIASIPTMAAYEATDQPDRARHTLSALSRLITSRRLLSPSETVNGITVGSANIDAVSAADRRSARGRVDPYHPMIITNPSSGLGPGFANGVKPDILMPGSREHLTMVASGTALAVRPSGPARPHGLKVAAPPREGSSNWEHYTSGTSAAAALASRTAHRIHDALEDTYGQDFLSLPHHQRAALLKALLVHTASWPQDSAELIKSVLGPADAKQFVRQKDNIRRFLGYGVVSPDDAIYCASDRATFWAVGTLAQETRRSVVVPLPACMSGQSLPHSVTATLAWFTPVHPGRQSYRSVKLSLLASSDEIDQFRVQPSKTQPDVNQASKGTVFSRRWLGDKAPALTVDSEIELIIQREPDRGSKIDEQVPFGVAVTVAMPGIIEVYNEARARIAPPIAVPVR, from the coding sequence ATGGCGGCCGATCCAACGAAGCCTCTGCTGCGACTGACGCCAGGCAATCAGGCGGCAAGACCAAAAGGCAGGCCGCAACCGATCCCCAGGCCGGCTAAATTCACGGCTGCTGCACAGAATGCAGCATTTGGCCCCCGCTTCCGTCGCCTCGAACAAGTCTTGGGTCGAGACCCAAGCGGCTTAACTTTGCGATCAGACCCGTCCGCGCTGGCGCCAGAGCGGCTGCTGGTTTTTGAGGTTCGGGGGGCAGTTGCGAATTTTGCGAATGCGATCCGAAGAGTGCCTGGTCTGGAGCTCATCGATGAAGAGGAGCTGGAGGGCGATGAGAAGGACAAGTCGCCTGAGGCCTATCTTCTTGTGCCAGATGTCACGGCTTTGCAGAACATCCTGTCGCTCTGGAAGAGATGGGTATCCGGGCAAGCAATTGGGGAGGGGTTCGCACCCTGGCGGGATGTCTTTGCGACGCTCCGTGACATCAGAGTATGGGGGCCGGGAGATCGTGTTCAAGATGGTGATCGAGAGATCCTTGCGCACGAGATCGAGCTCATGGGAGATGAGGAAATTCTCCCCGTTGAGATCGAGCTTGTGTTTCGATCGTCGGAGGACATGGCGGCTTCGAACCAACAAGGAGTCATCAGCGAGATTAGGGCGGTCGGTGGCACTCTTGTGACGCAGTGCCGGATCCCGGACATCGCCTATCATGCCCTTTTGGCTAACCTGCCAGTTGCCGCGATCCGGCAAATTACCGAGCGCTCCGCGACCGGGTTGAGCGGCATGGACCCGGTCATGCACATTCGGCCACAGAGTATTGTTGCGCCGGTGCAAGTCGAAGACGCCAGTCAGCTCCAAGGCGGACTGGGACCGCTTCCTTCTGAAGGCCAACCAATTTTGGCCTTATTGGATGGCGTGCCCGTTTCCCAGCACCCTCTGCTTCGTGATCGAATGAATGTCGACGATCAATTCGATTTAGAGGGCGCAGCCGTCGTGGCTGAAAGGGCTCACGGCACAGCTATGGCTTCTCTGATCGTGCATGGCGACCGAAACACCAATGAGCCGCCGCTGGCGCGCCGCATCCATTGCATACCGCTCTTGGGGGCTGCTGATCAATTTCCTGAGGACCGGCTGATTGTCGACCTGGTTTATCAAGCTGTGGTCTCGATGCGGCGCAACGACGATCCGAGCGCTCCGTCAGTTGTGATCGTCAATCTTTCGCTCGGCAATGTCCGAAAGCCATTTCATGGGCGGCTGTCGCCCTGGGCGAGGTTGGTCGACAGATTGGCCCATCGATATGGAATTCTGTTCTGCGTGAGTGCCGGCAATCACGCCGGCTCATTCGAGATAGCATCCATCCCCACCATGGCTGCTTATGAAGCGACGGACCAGCCCGATCGGGCCAGACATACGTTGTCCGCGCTGTCGCGATTGATCACTTCTCGCCGGCTGCTTTCACCGTCGGAAACAGTGAACGGGATCACGGTAGGCTCCGCCAATATCGACGCCGTTAGCGCAGCCGATCGCCGTAGCGCTAGAGGCAGGGTCGATCCGTATCATCCGATGATCATCACCAATCCATCCAGCGGATTGGGTCCAGGATTTGCAAACGGCGTCAAACCGGATATTTTGATGCCTGGCTCTCGTGAGCATTTAACCATGGTGGCCAGTGGAACGGCGCTTGCTGTAAGGCCAAGTGGACCTGCTCGACCGCATGGGCTCAAGGTTGCAGCTCCGCCGCGCGAGGGCAGCAGCAATTGGGAGCATTACACTTCCGGCACAAGTGCTGCGGCAGCTCTGGCCTCCAGGACGGCTCACAGAATTCATGACGCTTTGGAAGACACGTACGGGCAGGACTTTCTGTCCCTGCCCCACCATCAGCGCGCCGCGCTTCTCAAGGCGCTGTTAGTGCATACAGCCTCGTGGCCGCAAGATAGCGCCGAGCTCATCAAGAGCGTGCTAGGTCCAGCTGATGCAAAGCAATTCGTCAGGCAGAAGGATAATATCCGGCGCTTCTTAGGCTACGGCGTTGTTAGTCCGGACGATGCAATTTATTGCGCTTCCGACAGGGCGACGTTTTGGGCCGTCGGAACGCTGGCGCAGGAGACAAGACGTTCGGTTGTTGTTCCGTTACCGGCTTGCATGAGCGGCCAATCTCTCCCCCACTCGGTGACCGCAACGCTTGCATGGTTCACGCCCGTGCATCCCGGTCGACAATCGTATCGCTCAGTGAAGCTTTCGCTTTTGGCGAGTTCAGATGAGATCGATCAGTTCCGCGTGCAGCCATCCAAGACGCAGCCTGATGTCAATCAGGCAAGCAAGGGGACCGTTTTCTCTCGGCGCTGGCTGGGCGACAAGGCGCCGGCTCTGACAGTCGATTCTGAAATCGAGCTGATCATTCAACGCGAGCCTGACAGAGGCAGCAAGATAGACGAGCAAGTTCCGTTCGGCGTTGCTGTAACCGTAGCCATGCCAGGCATCATTGAGGTCTACAATGAGGCTCGAGCGCGGATTGCGCCGCCCATTGCCGTTCCGGTCCGCTAG